One window of the Niallia circulans genome contains the following:
- a CDS encoding PHP domain-containing protein produces MMDLHIHSIYSDGFWTPQEIVEDSIKKGLEIIAITDHDVLTGYEEALSYSKDALKVIPGIELNTDGPQGELHILGYQFDPHHPKLKDHVSWRVEDRIQWGKGIVEKLRNLGYDISFNNCLARVGKGVLVRTHIADELVSAGYFQNSKDAYEQLLKKGKPAFEERGSFSAEDAIKLIHEADGLAFLAHPGIYKHEFQLQQLIDSGLDGIEVYHSKHSDKEQNYWGRMAEAFNLLVSGGSDFHGPESRNPFPIGSVELPHTERITWISDAKVFTKK; encoded by the coding sequence ATGATGGATTTGCATATACATTCCATCTACTCTGATGGTTTTTGGACACCACAAGAAATTGTAGAGGATAGTATCAAAAAAGGGTTGGAAATTATTGCAATAACGGATCATGATGTATTAACTGGGTATGAAGAAGCTTTATCCTATAGCAAGGATGCATTAAAGGTTATCCCTGGGATTGAACTTAATACAGATGGTCCTCAAGGTGAATTGCATATATTAGGCTATCAATTTGACCCGCATCATCCTAAATTAAAAGATCATGTCTCTTGGAGAGTGGAGGACAGAATTCAATGGGGAAAAGGAATAGTGGAGAAATTAAGAAATCTTGGCTACGACATTTCCTTTAACAATTGCCTTGCGCGTGTTGGAAAGGGCGTACTTGTTCGAACCCATATTGCAGATGAACTAGTATCAGCAGGATATTTTCAAAACAGTAAGGATGCATATGAACAGCTTTTAAAAAAAGGAAAGCCTGCTTTTGAAGAAAGAGGCAGTTTTTCCGCAGAGGATGCTATTAAACTAATCCACGAAGCTGACGGTCTTGCATTTCTAGCTCATCCAGGCATTTATAAACATGAATTTCAGCTTCAACAGTTAATTGATTCGGGGTTAGATGGTATCGAAGTATATCACTCCAAACATTCCGATAAGGAGCAAAACTACTGGGGGAGAATGGCAGAAGCATTTAATCTCCTTGTTTCTGGAGGTAGTGACTTTCATGGTCCAGAATCGCGGAATCCTTTTCCGATTGGGAGTGTAGAGCTACCACATACTGAAAGAATAACATGGATTAGCGATGCTAAAGTCTTTACGAAAAAATAA
- a CDS encoding ABC transporter substrate-binding protein, whose protein sequence is MDNKLLTLWRYYPSGSIRMEEISETLQLSSKQTTRYLKKWMEEGWLSFTPGRGRGNISTLLWKKEVETSYEEEVLKRIDLEPVEQTSKYLMYDWSTNSKMRLMNKFHTKLGFVQESNDKLIVPKRYPFHSVHPLEAGDVFSAHLVANVFNRLVTHTEDGKVLPEIAHSWDSTPTTLRLYLKKDIKFHDGSVLTAKDVAECLEKLRTHAYYKDLWTPVERIEVKSPLILDIIHPNGCSYILPMLSMMCASIYRETNEKILGTGYFILQQNSDKKTTLTAFQDHFRERPLIDVVEFIQVPEDFKGIYHSPMEKNTSSSFEVESDSGFGIIVMNSCRNSAIRQKEVRDYLHWIIVKNRHTIGDLSPRLIPNDKSIIVGQNQQLTISEVERPIFSKPIVIRGARHTANTTQWLAEVFAKENIPIDIQWFSFADILTKHPETLDVDLFIHGEVFEFNQDFSFYHFLMNGFSPLSQMIANNETLTNLMDKYKEIPFEQWTALNLEIEKELINQSIMIPLYYQKRYIPFSTDISNIKISHFGYVDFSKVWVRPKE, encoded by the coding sequence ATGGATAACAAATTACTTACACTTTGGAGATATTATCCTTCTGGCAGTATTCGAATGGAGGAAATTTCTGAAACCTTGCAATTGAGCTCGAAACAAACAACACGTTATTTAAAAAAATGGATGGAAGAAGGCTGGCTATCGTTTACACCCGGACGAGGACGCGGAAACATCTCAACTTTGTTATGGAAAAAAGAGGTAGAAACTTCTTACGAGGAAGAAGTTTTAAAGCGAATTGATCTTGAACCAGTAGAACAAACAAGCAAATACTTAATGTATGATTGGTCCACAAACAGTAAAATGAGATTAATGAATAAATTTCACACAAAACTTGGCTTTGTCCAAGAGTCAAATGATAAATTAATCGTACCAAAAAGATATCCTTTCCATTCCGTCCATCCGCTTGAGGCTGGAGATGTCTTCAGTGCGCATTTAGTGGCAAATGTGTTTAATCGGCTTGTCACTCATACAGAAGATGGAAAAGTATTACCTGAAATTGCCCATAGTTGGGACAGCACTCCTACTACATTAAGACTCTATTTAAAAAAAGACATTAAATTTCATGACGGTTCTGTTTTGACAGCAAAAGATGTGGCCGAATGCCTTGAAAAACTTCGGACACATGCTTATTACAAAGATTTATGGACACCTGTTGAAAGAATTGAAGTAAAGTCTCCACTTATTCTCGATATTATTCATCCCAATGGATGCAGCTATATCCTTCCTATGCTTAGTATGATGTGTGCAAGCATCTACAGAGAGACGAATGAAAAAATATTGGGTACTGGTTACTTCATCCTGCAACAAAACAGCGATAAGAAGACAACTTTAACTGCTTTTCAAGATCATTTTCGAGAAAGGCCATTAATTGATGTAGTAGAATTCATTCAAGTTCCTGAGGATTTTAAAGGAATCTATCATTCTCCTATGGAAAAGAATACATCTTCCTCCTTCGAAGTAGAAAGTGACTCGGGTTTTGGCATTATCGTAATGAACTCCTGTAGAAATTCTGCTATCAGGCAAAAGGAAGTAAGAGATTACCTTCATTGGATTATCGTTAAAAATCGTCATACTATTGGTGACCTAAGTCCAAGACTAATACCGAATGATAAGAGTATAATAGTCGGCCAAAATCAACAGCTGACTATTTCTGAAGTAGAAAGGCCAATATTTTCTAAACCAATTGTGATAAGAGGTGCCAGACATACTGCTAATACTACACAATGGCTTGCAGAAGTATTTGCAAAAGAAAATATCCCTATAGATATCCAATGGTTTTCCTTTGCTGATATATTAACAAAGCATCCTGAGACATTAGACGTAGATCTTTTTATACATGGAGAAGTTTTTGAATTCAATCAAGATTTTTCCTTTTACCACTTTTTAATGAATGGGTTTTCCCCACTTTCTCAAATGATAGCAAATAATGAAACACTTACAAACTTAATGGATAAATATAAGGAAATACCATTTGAACAATGGACAGCTTTAAATCTAGAAATCGAAAAAGAATTGATTAATCAATCGATTATGATTCCCCTTTATTATCAAAAGCGGTATATTCCATTTTCAACCGATATAAGCAATATTAAAATTAGCCATTTTGGCTATGTGGATTTTTCAAAAGTGTGGGTTCGGCCGAAGGAATGA
- a CDS encoding pyridoxamine 5'-phosphate oxidase family protein, which yields MTNQNLKNQVINIISGHRTGVLSSVENNKPHSRYMTFYHENLTLYSPTQMDTEKIDEIEKNPHVSVLLGYEEKGQSDSYVEIAGTCSINNSETLKKQFWNESFQQWFEGPMDPNYVFLQVQPDVIRILNRNGEPVQELTLGN from the coding sequence ATGACTAATCAAAATTTAAAGAATCAAGTTATTAACATTATTTCAGGTCATCGAACAGGAGTACTTTCATCTGTGGAAAATAATAAACCTCATTCACGGTATATGACATTTTATCATGAAAATTTAACTTTGTACTCGCCCACTCAAATGGATACAGAAAAGATAGATGAGATAGAAAAAAATCCTCATGTTTCTGTATTGTTAGGCTATGAAGAAAAGGGACAAAGCGATTCTTATGTGGAAATAGCTGGAACTTGCTCTATTAATAATTCTGAAACATTAAAAAAGCAGTTTTGGAACGAGTCGTTTCAACAATGGTTTGAAGGACCAATGGATCCAAATTATGTGTTCCTTCAAGTGCAGCCTGACGTTATTCGAATTTTAAATAGGAATGGCGAACCTGTACAAGAGTTAACACTAGGTAATTAA
- a CDS encoding transcriptional regulator SplA domain-containing protein: protein MELYNENHAYQAGDIVYVFYRNPHTQDVANIQAAAVVKNPDNSNELSLFLYENYYPLSNEVAVYTTEAEAQEAYYYYYGDVSEGRLE, encoded by the coding sequence ATGGAACTGTATAATGAAAATCATGCCTATCAAGCTGGGGACATCGTTTATGTTTTTTACCGGAACCCGCATACCCAAGATGTAGCGAATATCCAAGCAGCTGCTGTTGTAAAAAATCCAGACAATTCCAATGAATTATCTTTATTTCTATACGAAAATTACTACCCTCTCTCAAATGAAGTTGCTGTATATACTACAGAAGCAGAAGCTCAAGAAGCCTACTATTATTATTATGGAGATGTTTCGGAAGGGAGATTGGAATGA
- the uvsE gene encoding UV DNA damage repair endonuclease UvsE, whose translation MKIRFGYVANALGLWDASPSKALTFSRYSALPKQEATEKLLAVTAQNLKNTKRILYYNAANEIPLYRLSSSLVPLATHPDVDWDFITPFQEQWRELGQLVKQFKLRVSFHPNQFTLFTSPREEVTINAIKDMTFHYKMLEAMDALDTSLINIHIGGAYGDKDTSLQRFQQNIQQLPMVIKNQMTLENDDKTYNVRETLITCEQENIPMILDYHHHMANKEDIDLALYLERIFKTWKNHRMVPKVHISSPKSTLAFRSHADFVSFDFVLPFLKMAKNLNQDFDVMIEAKQKNLAMFKLIEDIASIRGVKRVSGGTIEW comes from the coding sequence ATGAAGATTCGCTTTGGCTATGTGGCAAATGCACTAGGATTATGGGATGCAAGTCCTTCAAAGGCTTTAACCTTCTCTCGATATTCAGCACTCCCTAAACAGGAAGCCACAGAAAAGCTACTAGCTGTTACAGCTCAAAATTTAAAAAATACAAAAAGAATTCTCTACTATAATGCTGCCAATGAAATTCCATTGTACCGCTTATCCAGTTCGTTAGTGCCCTTAGCAACGCATCCAGATGTAGACTGGGATTTCATAACTCCTTTTCAAGAACAGTGGAGAGAACTTGGCCAATTAGTTAAACAATTTAAGCTGCGGGTTAGCTTTCACCCCAACCAATTTACGCTTTTTACTAGCCCTAGGGAAGAAGTAACCATAAATGCAATAAAAGATATGACCTTCCATTATAAAATGCTAGAAGCTATGGACGCCCTTGATACCAGTCTTATTAATATTCATATTGGCGGAGCCTATGGTGATAAAGATACTTCTTTGCAGAGATTCCAGCAAAACATCCAGCAACTTCCTATGGTAATTAAGAACCAGATGACCCTTGAAAATGATGATAAAACATATAATGTGAGAGAAACACTGATAACCTGTGAGCAGGAAAACATTCCCATGATTCTTGATTATCATCACCATATGGCCAATAAAGAAGATATTGACTTAGCTCTTTATTTGGAGCGCATTTTTAAAACGTGGAAAAATCATAGAATGGTTCCTAAAGTCCATATTTCCTCCCCGAAATCCACTCTGGCCTTCCGTTCTCATGCTGACTTTGTCTCATTTGATTTTGTACTTCCCTTTTTAAAAATGGCTAAAAATCTTAATCAAGATTTCGACGTTATGATAGAAGCAAAACAAAAAAATCTGGCTATGTTTAAGCTTATCGAGGACATTGCCTCTATTAGAGGAGTAAAGAGGGTTTCTGGTGGAACAATAGAATGGTAA
- a CDS encoding carboxymuconolactone decarboxylase family protein — MEMETSNSIESTLLSFKKGIGDFTQKMPEFASRYNAFTEACFEEGALTQKQKQLIALGISLHAQDEYCIIYHTKGCLDQGCSEQEILEAVGVTAAFGGGATMSQGVTLVQECIQELNRLEQ, encoded by the coding sequence TTGGAAATGGAAACTAGCAATTCAATAGAATCTACCCTGTTATCGTTTAAAAAGGGGATAGGGGATTTTACACAAAAAATGCCTGAGTTTGCAAGTAGATATAATGCTTTTACAGAAGCCTGCTTTGAGGAAGGTGCCTTAACACAAAAACAAAAGCAATTAATAGCTTTAGGGATTAGTCTTCATGCTCAAGATGAGTATTGTATCATCTATCATACAAAGGGATGCTTGGATCAAGGATGTTCCGAACAGGAAATTTTAGAAGCAGTAGGCGTAACTGCTGCATTTGGCGGGGGAGCGACCATGAGCCAAGGAGTTACCCTGGTGCAAGAATGCATTCAGGAATTGAATCGTTTAGAACAGTAA
- a CDS encoding ABC transporter permease: protein MNSSIQSAERKTEALFPLSFSYLSRKWWGILGFLLLIFVFLLPVWRLVWLSISSGEGISLELYQEVLVERATWKTIQNTVIITVSSTLLSLVLGVGLAFTMAYLNIRAKKWLQLLIFLPFLIPSYISTLAWVQFFGGNGPIQFLFHQSVNLYSMGGIIFVLGLSHYPLVYLMSVEVFRRIPRELKYAANTSGASGGVVFRKVIFPMALPGIASGGILAFLSNIDNFGIPAFLGIPANIRVLSTYIYEQIIGYGPSAFARAAVLSVILGVIALIGTVLQWAIIRKSNVSETAARDIEPRYFLPRGLRNAVEIVLWMFLLLTTLLPLVVMASTSFIKAYGLSLAWENLSLKNYSYLLFEDGKTGAAIGNSVTLALVTMLICMVIGTVIAYLRFKKPSVLVKVSEIIVTIPYALPGTVFALAIILMWLQPVPGFQPGIYGTIWILLIAYITRFTVLQMRGSLTAFSQIDSSVEEAARISGAKALAKWRSILFPLLMPGILSGAALVFLTALTELTVSSLLWSSGSETIGVVIFSFEQAGYTTYSTAFSTLIVGSVLIMGILFVLLEKIWKKKVMKSD from the coding sequence ATGAACTCATCTATTCAGAGCGCTGAAAGGAAGACGGAAGCATTATTTCCGCTCTCCTTTTCTTATCTTTCCCGTAAGTGGTGGGGGATTCTTGGATTTTTGCTGCTTATCTTTGTTTTTTTACTTCCTGTTTGGCGTCTTGTCTGGCTGAGCATATCCTCTGGAGAAGGAATTAGTCTGGAGCTTTATCAGGAAGTATTGGTAGAAAGGGCTACGTGGAAGACGATTCAAAATACTGTTATCATTACGGTCTCAAGTACATTGCTTTCCCTTGTTTTAGGAGTAGGGCTTGCATTTACTATGGCATATTTGAATATTAGGGCAAAAAAGTGGCTGCAATTACTTATCTTTTTACCCTTTTTGATACCATCGTATATCTCAACCCTTGCGTGGGTACAGTTCTTTGGAGGAAATGGACCTATCCAATTTCTTTTCCATCAATCAGTTAATTTGTACAGTATGGGAGGAATCATTTTTGTTCTTGGGCTTTCCCATTATCCCCTTGTTTATTTGATGAGTGTGGAAGTATTTCGCAGGATACCAAGGGAACTGAAATATGCCGCCAATACTTCTGGGGCATCTGGGGGAGTTGTCTTTCGAAAAGTAATTTTTCCAATGGCGCTTCCGGGAATTGCGAGTGGTGGTATTCTTGCGTTCTTATCTAATATTGATAATTTCGGCATTCCGGCTTTTCTTGGTATACCAGCAAATATCCGTGTTTTGAGTACGTATATTTACGAACAGATTATTGGATATGGACCATCTGCCTTTGCAAGAGCTGCTGTTCTTTCCGTTATTCTTGGTGTAATTGCTTTAATTGGGACAGTCCTCCAATGGGCAATTATAAGAAAAAGCAATGTAAGTGAAACAGCAGCACGAGATATAGAGCCAAGGTATTTTCTCCCAAGGGGCTTGCGAAATGCAGTGGAAATAGTGCTCTGGATGTTCCTGTTGCTCACGACACTTTTGCCATTAGTCGTTATGGCTTCTACATCCTTTATCAAGGCATATGGATTATCTCTTGCTTGGGAAAATCTTTCTTTAAAAAACTATTCGTATCTATTATTTGAGGATGGTAAAACAGGCGCTGCGATAGGAAACAGCGTAACGCTTGCCTTGGTGACCATGCTGATTTGTATGGTAATTGGAACCGTTATTGCTTATCTTCGTTTTAAAAAGCCATCTGTTTTAGTGAAGGTCTCAGAAATTATTGTAACCATTCCTTATGCTTTGCCAGGAACGGTATTTGCATTAGCAATTATATTGATGTGGCTGCAGCCAGTGCCAGGCTTTCAGCCAGGAATTTACGGCACGATATGGATTTTGCTTATTGCTTATATCACTCGCTTTACGGTACTACAGATGAGAGGAAGCCTGACTGCTTTTTCGCAAATTGATTCTTCTGTGGAGGAAGCAGCAAGAATTTCAGGGGCAAAAGCATTAGCTAAATGGAGAAGCATCCTTTTTCCCTTGCTAATGCCTGGTATATTAAGCGGAGCTGCTCTTGTGTTTCTGACTGCTCTTACAGAGCTGACTGTGTCCAGTTTATTATGGTCTAGCGGTTCTGAAACGATAGGTGTTGTTATCTTTAGTTTTGAGCAAGCTGGATACACTACTTACTCAACGGCATTTTCCACTTTAATTGTGGGATCTGTATTGATCATGGGCATTCTATTTGTTTTATTAGAAAAAATCTGGAAGAAGAAGGTGATGAAGAGTGATTAG
- the splB gene encoding spore photoproduct lyase — MIKPFTPKLVYFEPEALEYPLGKELLEKFKKMDVEIRYTTSHNQVRNLPGDNDFQRYRVAKSTLVVGIRKTLKFDTSKPSAEYAIPFATGCMGHCHYCYLQTTMGSKPYIRTYVNVEEILEAADNYMKERAPEFTRFEASCTSDIVGIDHLTHTLKHAIEHFGESEYGKLRFVTKFHHVDHLLDAKHNGKTRFRFSVNADYVIKNFEPGTSPLEKRIEAAGKVARAGYPLGFIVAPIYLHEGWEEGYLHMFERLEAELPPEAKKDLTFEFIQHRFTKPAKRVIQKNYPMTKLELDEEKRRYKWGKYGIGKYIYQKEEEADIKDHLHSYMKKFFPDAKLEYFT; from the coding sequence ATGATTAAACCCTTCACTCCAAAGCTTGTCTATTTTGAACCGGAAGCATTAGAGTATCCCTTAGGGAAAGAACTGCTGGAGAAATTCAAAAAGATGGATGTAGAGATTCGCTATACCACTTCCCATAATCAAGTTAGAAATCTTCCTGGCGACAATGATTTTCAACGTTACCGAGTGGCAAAGTCAACGCTTGTTGTCGGCATTCGCAAAACACTCAAGTTTGATACATCTAAGCCCTCTGCCGAATATGCCATTCCTTTTGCTACCGGCTGTATGGGACATTGTCATTATTGCTATTTGCAAACAACGATGGGAAGCAAGCCATACATCCGCACCTATGTAAATGTCGAGGAAATTTTAGAAGCCGCCGATAACTATATGAAAGAACGCGCTCCAGAATTTACACGTTTCGAAGCATCCTGTACATCTGATATCGTTGGAATCGATCATTTAACCCACACGCTTAAACATGCAATTGAACACTTCGGGGAATCGGAGTACGGCAAACTGCGATTTGTCACAAAATTCCATCATGTTGACCACTTGCTTGATGCGAAGCACAATGGAAAAACCCGCTTTCGTTTTAGTGTAAATGCAGATTACGTCATCAAAAACTTCGAGCCTGGGACATCTCCTTTGGAAAAGAGAATAGAGGCTGCTGGAAAAGTCGCCAGAGCCGGCTATCCACTAGGATTTATCGTGGCACCCATTTACCTCCATGAAGGATGGGAAGAAGGCTATCTGCATATGTTTGAACGCCTAGAAGCTGAGCTGCCTCCAGAAGCAAAGAAGGATTTAACATTTGAGTTTATCCAGCACCGCTTTACAAAACCTGCTAAAAGGGTAATCCAAAAAAATTATCCAATGACTAAATTAGAGCTGGATGAAGAAAAGCGCAGATATAAATGGGGAAAATACGGAATAGGAAAATATATTTATCAAAAAGAAGAAGAAGCAGACATAAAAGATCACCTACATTCTTATATGAAAAAATTTTTCCCTGATGCTAAACTAGAATATTTTACGTAA
- a CDS encoding ABC transporter ATP-binding protein has translation MISIDGLKKNYGSFTALNNINLELLNGEFIAILGPSGCGKTTLLRLLAGFMKPTEGTITIDNELAASSSKLVPPEKRNISMVFQSFALWPHMTVEDHIRFPLKHHRFGRTNGKEEQEIRIGEALGMVGLTHLKTRYPAELSGGQKQRVALARAIVPKPSLLLMDEPLSALDAELRMEMRREISRIHQKLGTTIIYVTHDQGEALAMADRIVVMNNGRIEQIGTPESIYNNPQSVFVATFVGKSNLIKGEWIGEDRFIPAEFPNVSWKDIGISKEIKSQNLYPVRPEQWKLGEAEQEEMTGIIQFAQFQGNEIHYSVQVGEETINVYGSVFEKRFLPGDAVSLRIFSGVEERAVLTGSR, from the coding sequence GTGATTAGTATTGATGGGTTAAAAAAGAACTATGGAAGCTTTACAGCCTTAAATAATATTAACTTAGAATTGCTAAATGGTGAATTTATCGCTATTCTAGGTCCTTCTGGATGTGGAAAGACGACGTTATTAAGGCTTTTGGCAGGGTTTATGAAACCGACAGAAGGAACGATTACGATAGATAATGAGTTAGCAGCAAGCTCTAGTAAACTCGTTCCACCTGAGAAAAGGAATATAAGTATGGTCTTTCAATCCTTTGCATTATGGCCGCATATGACAGTAGAAGACCATATTCGCTTTCCTCTTAAGCATCATCGGTTTGGCAGAACAAATGGCAAAGAGGAGCAGGAGATTAGAATTGGAGAAGCATTAGGAATGGTGGGCCTTACCCATTTGAAAACACGCTATCCGGCTGAACTTTCTGGAGGTCAAAAACAGCGAGTTGCACTTGCTCGTGCTATCGTTCCAAAGCCATCTCTTCTTTTGATGGATGAACCATTAAGTGCACTTGATGCGGAGCTTCGTATGGAGATGAGAAGAGAGATTAGTAGGATTCACCAGAAGCTGGGAACTACCATAATTTATGTTACCCATGATCAAGGGGAAGCTTTGGCGATGGCTGATAGAATTGTTGTAATGAATAATGGAAGAATCGAGCAGATTGGTACTCCGGAAAGTATCTATAATAATCCCCAGTCGGTATTTGTTGCCACATTTGTTGGAAAGAGCAATCTGATCAAAGGAGAGTGGATTGGAGAGGATCGGTTTATTCCCGCGGAGTTTCCTAATGTTTCTTGGAAAGACATCGGAATTTCAAAGGAGATCAAATCCCAAAATCTTTACCCTGTTCGTCCTGAGCAATGGAAGCTTGGCGAGGCAGAGCAAGAAGAGATGACAGGAATTATCCAGTTTGCCCAGTTTCAAGGGAATGAAATTCATTATAGCGTTCAAGTGGGGGAAGAGACAATTAATGTGTATGGATCTGTTTTTGAAAAACGATTTCTGCCAGGAGACGCTGTTTCCTTGAGGATATTTAGTGGAGTAGAGGAAAGAGCTGTGCTGACAGGGAGCAGGTAG
- the uvsE gene encoding UV DNA damage repair endonuclease UvsE, with the protein MTIVRLGYVAMSMIVKNASPSKTMTFKQFQKIDDRDAGLRKLERIALQNLHNTLRLLKHTAASDIHFYRLTSRLIPLANHEELLDWDYMKPLNEPLKEIGEFARKHQIRLDFHPDHFVLLNSNQKHIWKNSIKTLRLHYLLLKGMGIDTTHRCVMHVGGNYKDTEKSLERFIDNWMLVPNSIQDMIMLENDDTSFTLEDTLYLCEKLGIPLVFDYHHHLSHHHNPNWEDNWSRILQTWSTSPLPIKMHISSPKDEKHFRHHADYIDIDMFFYFLNRIKGSIPVIDCMIEAKKKDEALFKLIEEVSIRNDVEMIDGSSFRLK; encoded by the coding sequence ATGACGATTGTTCGACTTGGATATGTCGCAATGAGCATGATAGTAAAAAATGCATCTCCTTCAAAGACGATGACATTTAAACAGTTTCAAAAAATAGATGACCGGGATGCAGGTCTTCGTAAGCTGGAACGGATCGCCTTGCAAAATCTCCATAATACGCTTCGGCTACTAAAACATACTGCTGCTTCCGATATCCATTTTTACCGCCTTACCTCCAGGCTAATTCCATTAGCCAATCACGAAGAGCTGCTTGATTGGGATTATATGAAACCTTTAAATGAGCCTTTAAAAGAAATAGGTGAATTTGCCAGAAAGCATCAAATTAGGCTTGATTTTCATCCTGATCACTTCGTTCTCCTTAATTCCAATCAAAAACATATATGGAAAAACTCAATTAAAACTTTAAGATTACACTATTTATTATTAAAAGGAATGGGGATTGATACAACTCATCGTTGTGTTATGCATGTGGGAGGGAATTATAAGGATACCGAAAAATCATTAGAAAGATTTATTGATAATTGGATGCTAGTCCCAAACTCTATTCAAGACATGATCATGCTTGAAAATGATGATACCTCTTTCACATTGGAAGATACTCTTTACTTATGCGAGAAACTAGGGATTCCACTTGTGTTTGATTATCATCACCATCTCTCCCATCATCATAATCCCAATTGGGAGGATAACTGGAGTCGTATTCTTCAAACATGGAGTACATCTCCATTACCAATTAAAATGCATATTTCCAGTCCCAAGGATGAAAAGCACTTCCGTCATCATGCCGATTATATTGATATAGATATGTTTTTCTATTTCCTAAACCGAATAAAAGGAAGCATTCCTGTTATCGATTGCATGATAGAAGCTAAAAAGAAGGATGAGGCCCTTTTTAAGTTAATAGAAGAAGTGAGCATTAGAAACGATGTAGAAATGATTGATGGCTCTTCTTTCCGTCTTAAGTAA
- a CDS encoding MDR family MFS transporter, with amino-acid sequence MKWKELPRNIKVRMITSFFNRAVSSAVMPFMALFFAQELNKIWAGLFLISTVVIGFLINLVGGYISDRFPRKKVLMITSWLNALFFLIMTISLFPTNKIIVLFALAYVGFIITSSLGRPAMHAIIIDSTTPENRKAIYALDYWLVNLSMAIGAALGGLLYLNHQKELFIMLTCTSTLIPIAYGVWLQDKFTDQLQKKHKNVLVDLISNYKVAFKDTAFVKVVTGSTFIFAAEFSLNSYIGIRLAETFEAVRIGSFEIVGVRMLSILNIENMLLVVCFTFIINRFTDKMNKKNALITGLIIYGIGYVTVTSANTWYMLVLFNLIATMGELIYSPIRNAEQANMIPSDKRGSYSAFSNLSFSGADLIARASIIIGAFLIPTMMSVYIGFIVMVGTILIYTGLFAKTIKVNNLVNKGVSGD; translated from the coding sequence ATGAAATGGAAGGAATTACCGAGAAATATCAAAGTTAGGATGATTACCTCTTTCTTTAATCGGGCGGTATCATCAGCAGTTATGCCATTTATGGCTTTGTTCTTTGCACAGGAATTAAACAAAATTTGGGCAGGCTTATTTTTGATCAGTACAGTGGTTATTGGATTTCTGATCAATTTAGTGGGAGGATATATTTCTGACCGCTTTCCCAGAAAAAAGGTTTTAATGATAACATCCTGGCTGAATGCACTCTTCTTTTTAATCATGACGATCAGTCTATTTCCGACCAATAAAATAATTGTTTTGTTTGCTTTGGCATACGTTGGATTTATTATCACAAGCAGTCTAGGGCGACCAGCAATGCATGCGATTATTATTGATTCCACAACACCAGAAAATCGAAAAGCTATTTATGCACTCGATTACTGGCTTGTTAATTTATCGATGGCTATTGGGGCAGCACTTGGAGGACTTTTATATTTGAATCATCAGAAAGAATTATTCATCATGCTGACTTGCACATCTACATTGATTCCAATTGCTTACGGGGTTTGGCTGCAGGACAAGTTCACAGATCAGTTACAGAAAAAGCACAAGAATGTCTTGGTTGACTTAATCAGCAATTATAAAGTGGCATTTAAAGATACAGCCTTTGTAAAAGTGGTTACAGGCTCCACCTTTATTTTTGCAGCTGAATTTTCATTAAATAGTTATATTGGGATTCGCCTTGCTGAAACTTTTGAAGCAGTTAGGATTGGGAGTTTTGAAATTGTTGGGGTACGAATGCTAAGTATATTAAATATAGAAAATATGCTGCTCGTAGTCTGCTTTACTTTCATTATTAATCGGTTCACAGATAAGATGAATAAAAAGAATGCTTTAATAACAGGTCTTATTATATATGGAATTGGATATGTGACTGTTACTTCGGCGAATACGTGGTATATGCTCGTTTTATTTAATTTGATAGCAACGATGGGCGAATTAATTTATTCACCGATTCGAAATGCAGAGCAGGCAAATATGATTCCAAGCGATAAACGTGGATCATACTCTGCTTTTTCCAACCTATCATTTAGTGGAGCAGATTTAATTGCAAGAGCTAGTATTATTATCGGGGCATTCTTAATTCCAACAATGATGTCTGTCTACATTGGCTTCATTGTAATGGTGGGGACTATTCTTATTTATACAGGATTATTCGCGAAAACCATAAAAGTAAACAACTTAGTCAATAAAGGCGTTAGCGGCGACTAG